GGCGGTCAGGCATGCCGCTGCGGAGGGCGCCGCCGTCGTGCTGGTGACGCATGACCTGGCCTACGCCCGGTCCATGGCGCACCGGCTGGTCCGCCTGGAGGCCGGCCGCCTGCACTCGATATGAGCGGTCGCTGCCTCATGGGGTCCGGAGGTGGCCAGATAGCGCAATTTTCCGATATTCGAAGCGCTATCTGGCCACCTCCCGGCTGTACGGGTGCTAAGCGCGGCTCACCGCCGCCGCCGCGGAGGTGACACCCGGGGCGTGGAAGCGCTTGCCGTTGACCCGCTCGGAAGCGCCGACGCGGTCCAGGTAAGGGGTGATGCCACCGAGGAACATGGGCCAGCCGGCGCCCAGGATCATGCACAGGTCGATGTCCTCGGGGCCGGCCACCACGCCTTCGTCCAGCATCAGGCCGATTTCCTCCGCCAGGGCCTCCTGGACCCGGTGCAGCACGTCCTCGCCGGTGGACGGGGACGTGCCGAAGGACATCAGTGAAAGCGTGGACGCGGGGATTTCCTGGCCGCCGTCGGCGGTGGGAGCCCAGAGCGACTTCACACCGTTGTCGATCAGTTTCTGCAGGTTGGCGGACACCTCAAAACGCTCGCCGAACGCGGCGTGCAGGGATTCCTGGACGTGCTGCGCCACCGGCAGGCCCACCATGGCGCCGAGCGTGAACGGCGTCATGGGCAGGCCCATGGGGCGGAGTGCGTTGTCCGCGACGCCGGCCGGGGTGCCTTCATCAAAGGCCGCCACCACCTCGCCCATAAGGCGCAGCAGGACCCTGTTGACCACAAAGGCGGGCGCGTCCTTGACCAGGACAGCCGTCTTTTTCAGGCCCTTGGCCAGCTCGAACGCTGTGGCCAGGACAGCGTCGTCGGTCTTGGGCGCGCGGACGATTTCCAGCAGCGGCATGACGGCCACCGGGTTGAAGAAGTGGAAGCCGACCAGCCGCTCGGGGCGGGCGAGGTCCTCAGCCATGGCGGTGACCGAGAGCGATGAGGTGTTGGTGGCGAGGATGCACTCCGGCGTGACGATGGCTTCCACCTCGGCGAAGACCTGCTTCTTGACGTTCAGCTCTTCGAAAACGGCTTCGATGACAAAATCGGCGTCGGCGAAGGCCTCCTTGGACACCGAACCGGTCACCAGGGCCTTCGTTCGGTTGGCTGCGTCGGGGCTGATCCGCTTCTTGCCGAGCAGCTTGTCCACCTCGGCATGGACATAGCCCACGCCTTTGTCCACGCGGGCCTGGTCGATGTCCGTCATCACCACCGGGACCTTGAGCTGGCGGGCAAACAACAGGGCGAGCTGGCTCGCCATGAGCCCCGCGCCCACCACACCGACCTTGGTGACCGGCCGTGCCAGCTTCCGGTCGGGCGCGCCCGCGGGCCGCTTGGACCTCTTCTGGACCAGGTCCAGGAAGGCGTAGACGGTGGAGCGGAATTCATCCGTCTGCATCAGGCCCGCGAGGGTCTCACACTCGAGGGCCGCCGATTCGGCCTGGCTCATGGTGCGGTTCGCCTCAAGGATGTCCAGCACCTTGGCCGGCGCCGGGGACGCGTTGGACGTTTTGGCTTCCACCAGCGCACGGCCGGCTCCAACGGCCGCGGACCAGCGGTCTGCCACGGCGGGCTCTGCCGGGTCCACGGCGTTGGGCCGTTCGGGGGCCAGGTCACCGGTGATCACCTTGGCAGCCCAGAGCAGGGACTGTTCCAGGAAATCCGCCGGTTCGAACAGGGCATCGGCGATGCCGAGTTCGAAGGCCTGCGGCCCGCTCAGGGTGCGGTTGTTGCTGAGCGGGTTTTCGATCATGACCTTGACCGCGTTCTCCGGACCGATCAGGCGCGGCAGGATGTAGACGCCGCCCCAACCGGGAACCAGGCCAAGGAAGGCCTCAGGCAGCGCGAGTGCGCCGGCGCCCGTGGAGACCGTGCGGTAGGTGGACTGCAGGGCGATCTCCAGGCCACCGCCCAGGGCAACGCCGTTGATGAACGCGAAGCTGGGTACGCCGAGGTTGGCCAGCGTGGCGTAGACGTCGTGTCCGAGCTGGGCCATCCAGAGGCCGTGCTCACGGTTCTCCAGTGACTTGACGGCGGACAGGTCTGCGCCGGCCACCAGGAAGTAGGGCTTGCCGGTGACGCCGACGCCCACGATTTCGCCGCGGGCGGCACGCTCCTTGAGCCCTTCCAAAACGGTGCCCAGCTCAACCAGGGTGTTCGGGCCCAGGGTGGTGGGCTTGGAATGGTCCAGGCCGTTGTCGAGGGTGATCAGGGCAAAGACCCCAGGGCCGTGCTGCCCCGGTGCTCCCGGCAGTTTGATGTCCTGGACGTAGGAGTGCGTCACCGTCTCATTCGGAAAGATCCCGGCAAGTTTGGTGAAATCTGCGGCGCTCATACGGCGGCTCCTTCGGTGGTTGCTGCGGCGTTTGCGTTGTGGACCTCTGATGCTGCCGCGCCGCTGTAAAGGGCGTGGTGCGGGTTTTCCCAGATCACGGTGGCACCCATGCCCAGGCCGATGCACATGGTGGTGATGCCGTACCGGACGGACGGGTCTTCTTCGAACTGCCGTGCGAGCTGGTTCATCAGCCGGACGCCGGAGGAGGCAAGCGGATGGCCCACGGCGATGGCGCCGCCGTAGCGGTTCACCCGGGGGTCGTCGTCGGAAATTCCAAAGTGGTCCAGGAAACTCAGGACCTGGACGGCGAACGCTTCATTGATCTCGAAAAGGCCGATGTCTTCAATGCTGAGGCCGGCATTCTTCAGTGCTTTTTCGGTGGCCGGAACGGGGCCGATGCCCATGACTTCCGGCTCGACCCCCGCGTAGGCGTAGCTGACCAGGCGCATTTTGACGGGCAGGCCAAGTTCCGCGGCGGCCTCGGAGGAGGCCAGGACCGCGGCGGTGGCGCCGTCGTTCAGGCCGGCTGCGTTGCCGGCCGTAACGCGGCCGTGCGCGCGGAACGGTGTGCGCAGCGCGGCAAGGTCCGCCAGGGTGGTGCCCGGGCGCGGCGGCTCGTCAACGGTGTTCAGCGTCCAGCCCTGGCCCGGCTTGAGTGCGGCAACGGGCACAAGATCCGGTTGGATCTGTTCGCGCGCATAGGCCGCCGCCAGCTTGTCCTGGGAAGCAACGGCGTAAGCGTCCGCGCGCTGCTTCGTGATTTCCGGGAACCGGTCATGCAGGTTTTCCGCTGTATTGCCCATGTTGAGGGCGGCCGGGTCCACCAGCCGTTCGGCCATAAAGCGCGGGTTCGGGTCCGCGCCGGAACCCATCGGGTGGTTGCCCATGTGCTCCACACCGCCGGCAATCACGACGTCGTACGCGCCGAAGCCAATGCCGCTGGCCGTGGTGGTGACTGCGGTCATTGCCCCCGCGCACATCCGGTCGATGGCGAAACCGGGCACCGTGCGGGGGAGCCCGGCGAGGAGGGCAGCCGTGCGGCCCAGCGTCAGGCCCTGGTCACCGGTTTGGGTGGTGGCCGCTACGGCCACTTCGTCGATCCGCGCCGGCGGCAGGGTGGGGTTGCGGCGCAGGAGTTCGCGGATGCATTTCACCATCAGGTCATCGGCACGGGTTCCGGCGTAGATGCCTTTGTCGCCGGCCTTCCCGAAGGGGGTGCGGACACCGTCAACAAAGACGACGTCGCGGACCGTGCGCGGGGATCCGCTGCTGTGTTCTCCGCTAGGGCGGGCTTGGCTCACGTTTACTCCTCATCGAGACTTTGGCGCCGTCCGGAGGGTGCGAAGAGGTTGCAGCACGTAGCCGGACAGCAGTGCACACTATGTTACTCACCGGTAACATAGTGTGCAAGGCTCTTGGGGGACGTTTTAGTCCGTTGGCGCCGCGGCTTTGGTTTCCTTCTCAGGGAGCGGCTGAGGGTTGCGGAAAGCGTCCGTGATCAGCGGCGCGACCAGACCGATTTGCCACGGGCGCGCACCCAGTGAGCTGAGTTCGGCGGCTATGGCCTCTTCGCTGAGTTCCGCCGGCGGACGCCACGCCACGCGCCGCAGGTAGTCCGGTGTCAGCAGGTTTTCCAGCGGCAGGTTCAGTTCGTCGGCTTTCGCCTGGAGCAGCGGACGGGCTGTGGACAACCGCCTGGCCGCCTCGGGGTCGCGGTCCGCCCAGACGCGGGGCGGGGGAGGGGCATTCGTGGGCAGGTGCAGCGGCGGCAGTTCCTCCAGCTCCCTGGCGGCCGCGATGCACCGAAGCCACCGGGGTGCCTCGCGCTGCGCAGCCCGCCCGTGGAAACCCTTGGTGCCCAGGAGCTGGGGAACCGTGGAGGGCATCGCCTTCGCTGCCGAGACCAGGGCGGAATCAGGAATCAGCCTGCCGGGCGCAACGTCACGCTTCTGTGCCAACGAGTCCCGCTCCAGCCACAGCTCCCGGACTGCCGCGAGCTGGCGGCGGTCGCGGATCTGATGCAGTCCTGAGGTCTTCCGCCAGGGATCAATCCTGGGGGGTGCAACCCCGGCAGCGAGGATCGCAGCGAATTCCTGCTCGGCGTACTCGAGCTTGTCGTCGGCCTGGAGCAGCTCGATGAGTTCCTCGCGCAGCTCTGTGAGGACCTCCACGTCCAGTGCGGCATAGCGCAGCCATGGTTCGGGCAGCGGGCGGGTGGACCAGTCCGCGGCAGAGTGCTCTTTGGCTAGGCCAAACCCGAGCAACTGCTCGATGACCGCAGCCAGGCCGACGCGCGGCAGCCCGGCGAGCCGGGCCGCCAGTTCCGTGTCAAACAGCTTGTCCGGCCACATGCCCAGCTCCAGCAGGCAGGGCAGGTCCTGGCTGGCGGCATGGAGGATCCACTCCACGCCCTTGAGTGCGTCATTGATGATGGCCAGGTCATCGAACGGTTCGGGGTCGATCAGCCAGGTGCCGGCGCCTTCGCGGCGGATCTGGACCAGGAAGGCGCGCTGCCCGTAGCGGAATCCCGAGGCGCGCTCGGCGTCGACTCCTGCGGGTCCGGTTCCGGCGGCGATGGCTGCGGCGCACCGCTCCAGCCCGGACTGGGTTTCAATGACGAGTGGCACACCGTCGCGGGGTGCATCGAGGTCTATGACGGCGGGGACCTGACTGTCGAAGCCCTCCACCGAGATGTGGGAAGTGGTTTCAGCAGCCGGGGCGCCGGCTGTGGTGTTATCCGGAATGTGAGGGGTCATGGTGCTTTCAGTTTACCGATCCGGGCCCATGCCATTGTCCGGTCCTAGTTCCGGCGGCGGTTCGGCAGGGCGGAGACGCCGTCGGGCAGCGGGGGCAGGCCCGCGAACGTACACACCATGTCGGACCACGCCTCCAAATGCGCGGTGACATCAGAGGACGCGGGGGTCCAGGAAGCGCGCAGTTCGATGTCGATCGAGCCGGGCCGGTCCGACAACGTTCCGAAGCTCTCCGACAGGACGCGGGTGGCGGTCCCGCCGGCTGCCCGGTACGGGGCCTTGTGGTTCTCAAGCGCTTCAACGAGCCAGGTCCAGGCGACGGTGCCGAGCATTTCGTCATTGCCCATTTCCGGCTCGAGTTGCGCCCGGATGTACGTGACGATGCGGAATTCGCCGTCCCAGACCGCGGATCCCTCGGGGTCGTGCAGAAGGATGAACCGGCCCGTGGCCAGCTCGGTGTCGGCCTCGTCCTCGGAGCCCGAAGCGGCGGCCAGGGCCATGGCCGCCGGGCCGTGCACCGGAGTGGTGGCTTTACCGGGGCCCGGTGCCATCACCTCGGCGCCGAGGGCGACGGCGAACGGGGCCAGGCGTGCCGGCGCGGGAATTTCCGCCAGGTGCAGTTCACTGCGGCAGTGGGCCTTCCTGAGGGTTCCCAAGGCGTGGAGAAATTCCGGGGGAACCTGGGCGAGTGCGTTCACCATCGCAGATTACGCAACCGCACCGGGCGCGGGGGGCAGGCTCGCCGTCGGCGGGTCATGCTACCTGGCCGCCCCGTGCTCATGGTGGGCCGTCAGTTCGTGGCGGATCGCCGCCACGAAGGCGTCGATGTCCTCCTCGCTGGTATCAAAGGAGCACATCCAGCGGACCTCGCGGGCGGCTTCATCCCAGTCATAGAACCGGAACGACTTCCGCAGCCGGTCCGCCACCCCGGCCGGCAGGACCGCGAACACACCGTTGGATTCCGTCTTTTGGGTGGGCTCTACGCCCTCGATCGTCTCCACCGCAGCCCTCAGCCGGGCTGCCATGGCGTTGGCATGCGCGGCGGAACGGAGCCACAGATCGCCCTCCAGCAGCGCAATGAACTGGGCCGAAAGGAAACGCATTTTTGAGGCGAGCTGCATGTTCATTTTGCGGAGGAACACCAGGCCGTGGGCGGCTTCAGGGTTCAGGGCCACCACCACCTCGCCGTAAAGCAGCCCGTTCTTGGTGCCGCCGAAGGACAAAATGTCCACCCCGGCGTCGCGCGTGAATGCCCGCAGCGGCACGCCCAGGTGCGCGGCCGCATTCGCCAGCCGTGCCCCGTCCATGTGGAGTTTCATGCCCTTGGAGTGGGCGTGCTCGGCGATGGCGCGGACCTCATCCGGGGTGTAGCAGGTGCCCAATTCAGTGGTCTGGGTGATGGAAACCGCCAGCGGCTGCGCACGGTGCTCATCGCCGAAGCCCCAGGCCTCGCGGTCAATCAGTTCCGGAGTCAATTTCCCGTCCGGGGTGGGGACCTGAAGCAGCTTGATCCCGCCGATGCGTTCCGGGGCGCCGTTCTCATCCATGTTGATGTGGGCCGTCGACGCGCACACCACCGCGCCCCACCGCGGCAGAAGTGACTGGAGGGACAGGACGTTCGCGCCGGTGCCGTTGAAGACCGGGAAGCATTCGATGCCGGCTCCGAAGTGCTCCTCCATCAGTTCCTGCAGGCGGGCGGTGTAATCGTCCTCGCCGTAGGACACCTGGTGGCCCTCGTTGGCTGCCGCCAGCGCCGCCAGGACTTCCGGGTGGACCCCGGAGTAGTTGTCCGATGCAAAGCCGCGGATGGAGGGATCGTGCAGCCGCGAAGCGGGGTTGCCGGTCCGGGGTGCGGCCTGTGCCGTGGTTGTCATTGCTTTGCTCACGTTCTTAGTCTAGGGAGGTCGGGCCCGGGGCGGGCTGTGCAGGGCGGGCAGGCCCGGGCGCGAGCCGCACGCGGCGTCCGTTCAGCTCCGATGCCGGGCGGCTGAACAGCCCGACGACGGCGGCCGCCAGGTCTTCAACGTCGGTGGCACCGGGAAAGGTCCGTTCCGGGTGCGCCTTCCGCAGTTCCGGATGCACCAGCGCCTTGACCACCAGCACGACGGCGGCGCTCCGAAGGTCCGTGCCTGCCCCGGCAGCTGAACGTGCCAGGCCTTCGGCCATGGCCAGGGTCCAGGCTTCCGCTGCGGCTTTGGCCGCCACATAGCTCGCCGCGGCCGCCGTCGGACTCTCCACCGCGGTGGAAGAGACGATGGCGAACCTTCCACTGCCGGAGGCGGCAATGTCGTCGTAGAAAACGCGGGAAACGTTCCGGAGGGTGGTGATGGCGCCCTGCTCAAGGAAGTCCCAATCGGCGTCGCTCTGGTCCGGAATGCCTTTGGCGCCCCGCCAGCCTCCCACTAGGTGGATCACGGCGTCCGGCGGCCCGGTGGTTTCCGCCAGTGTCTCCCGGAGGGCGCGGACACCGGCCAGGTCGGCAAGGTCGCACACCAGGGGCATGACGCCGTCGCCCGCCTGTGCGGCTGCGGCTTCGATGCGCCCCTGGTCCGAACCTACCGTCAGGACCCGGAACCCGGCCTGCCGGAGGGCCCTGGCGACGGCCACCCCGGAGGGTCCGCTGCCGCCGGTGACCAGGACCTGCAGCTGGCTGGGATCGCTCACAGGGCGGAGGCTCCGGTGATGCCTGCGGTGGATTCGATGACCGGGCGCATTTTTTTCTCCAATGCCTCGTAGAACATGGACAGCGGGAATTCGTCGTCCAGCACCTGGTCGGTCAGGCCGCGGGGCGGCCCGGACACCGGAAGGGCGTCCGCGCCCTTAGCCCAGACTGATGCCGGGTTGGGCGTGACCGTGCCGGAAATCAAATCATAGGCTGCCAGCCAGTGCGCCGTCTTGGGCCGGTCGATGGAGCGCCAGTAGAGGTCGTCGATGGCGGACCCGAGCGCGATGACCGCATCCGCCACCTGGTCCCAGTCGATGCGGAGCCGGGTGTCGGTCCAATGCAGGACATGGTGCTGGTGCAGCCACGCGAAGAGCAGCTGGCCGCCGAGGCCGTCGTAGTTGCGCACCCGGCTGCCGGTGATCGCAAAGCGGAAGATCCGGTCGAAGATGATGGCGTACTGCACAAGTTTGGCGTGCCGGCTGGCCTCCGGGAGGGCGTCCTCGTCGTGCTCAATCCGCACGGACTCCCGGAACGCGGTGAGGTCGCAGCGCAGTTCCTCCAGCGAATACAGGAAGTAGGGCATGCGCTGCTTGATCATGAACGGATCGAAGGGCAGATCCCCGCGCATGTGCGTCCGGTCGTGGATCAGGTCCCACATCACAAACGTGGCCTCGGCCAGTTGCTGGTCTGCCAGCAGGGCGGCAGCACCCTCGGGAAGATCCAGGGAGGTGATGTCCGCTGCCGCGCGCACCACGCGGCGGAAGCGGGCGGCCTCGCGGTCCGCGAAGATGGCGCCCCAGGTGAAAGTCGGCGTTTCCCTGACGGCAACAGTTTCCGGGAAGAGCACTGCCGAGTTGGTGTTGTAGCCGCGGGTGAAGTCCAGGAAACGGATGGGCACAAAGAGCTTGTTGGAGTAGTCGCCTGCCTCCAGCCCGGCCACGAACTCGGGCCAGATGACCTCAACCAGGACGGCCTCCACGAGCCTGCTGCTGCTTCCGTTCTGGGTGTACATGGGGAAGACAACAAGGTGCTCCAGCCCGTCCTGGCGCTGCAGCTGCGGCTGGAAAGCCAGCAGTGAGGACAGGAAGTCCGGCACGCCAAAACCGCTCGCCGCCCAGGCCTCGAAGTCGTCGACGACGGCGTCCAGGTAGGCTGCGTCGTGCGCGAAGAGCGGCGCGAGTTCGCTGATCGCTTCGGTGATCGCAGCGACCTCACGGGCAGCAGCGGCGTGGTGGCCCGGGTCAGGCACCGATCCGTCCTGGCTCTGCAGCCCCTGCAGCAGTTCCGCGGCGGTCCTGAGCCTGAGCCAGGCGGGGTTTTCAGCGCTGATCCTGGTGGGGCCAGCGGTGATGGTGACAGTCATTGACGACAGCCTTTCTCATTGCTTGGGCATCTACCGCGAGCGTAGCAAGCAATCAGACCATCTAATTCAAAAACCGCCTGAGCATAAGAAAGTATTATGCTGACGCCGCGCTTTCCGCACATCAGGTGCGGCATGACCGGCCCCTGAAGTGCTTTAGGACTGCGCCGCTTCGGACTCCCCGGCGTCCCGTGGAACCAGCCTCAGGGATACCGAATTGATGCAGTACCGCTGGTCGGTGGGAGTACCGTAGCCTTCGCCGGCAAAGACATGGCCCAGGTGGGAGTCGCAGTTCGAGCACCGCACCTCAACCCGCTCCATGCCGAGGGTGCGGTCATGGATATACCGCACCGTACCGTCCGCCAGGGGGGCCCAGAAAGAGGGCCATCCACAGTGGGAGTCGAACTTCTCGTTGCTCCTGAAGAGTTCGGCCCCGCACGCGCGGCACTGGTAGACGCCCTCCGTGTGGGTGTCCACGTACTCGCCGGTGTACGGGCGCTCGGTGCCGGCCTGCCGGAGCACGTGGTACTCCTCCGGGGTCAGCTCCTGCCGCCACTCGTCGTCGGACTTCCGGACCGCCGCTTCCGGCGCTGCGGCTCCGTCGCCCGCGGCCGGCGCGGGGATGGAATCGGTGGCTTTGTTTCCGAAAACGCTCTTTCCAAAAATACTCATAGTGTCCTCAACGCTTAGGAGTCGCCGATAAATCCCGAACCGGCGTACAGGTGGAGCACGGGGAGTCCCAGCTGATCCTGGGCCTTGTTGGCCCAGTCCGTGTGGAAGGTGTCCGCCACGGCGTGCGGCCGGGTGATCACCACCGCCTGTGACGCACCGAGTTCCTTCACCTTGGTCACCAGGCCGTTGACGGCGCCGCCGTCCACCACCTCGCCGCTGACTCCGCCGCCCAACCCGTCCAATGCTGCCAGCGAGACCGCCAGGGTCTCGGCCGCCTCGGCCCGTTCAGCACCCGGGTCAGGGGCGTGCGCAGTCAGGTCACGGAAAGCTTTGGCGACATCGAGCAGGGACAGATTTTCGAGGAAATCCACCAGGAGGTGACGCTCGGTGTTGGCCGGGACCAGCAGGACAAGCGGCGTGTCCGAACCGTCCACCAGCCGTTGAATGTTGACGCGGTCATCTGCACCCAGGGGTTCTTCGGTCAGAATGACGATTGGATCGCTCATGGCATCAGCCTAGCCGGGCGCGCTGGTGACTGCACAGGACCCGCGCCACAGGCGTCTAAATAGGGCCAACCCGTCCGCGGCGGTAAGAATGGTTCCATGGCACCTTCCACGCGAACTCCAACGTTGACGGCGATCCCTTCCGCTCCGGCTGACGGGCGCATGTCGCTCCGCGCCAAGTGGACCCTCGGTGGCGCCATCGGCGGCGGGGCCCTCGCGGGACTGCTTGCGACAGGATCTTCCGCTCTCGCCCTGTATTTTGCCCGGCGGGTCATCACTCCGGTCAAGCAGCGGGCCGCCGACCAGGAAGTCCTGGCGGTCATCCGGGACGGGGACGTGATGCAGGCCATTTTCGCCGCCACGCCCGAGACCACCGTGGAGGGTGTGTACGGCTTCTTTTTCGACGGCGGCAAGGGACACGCCCGCATTGGTCGGATCGTTTCCTACTCGCCGGCTGACGGCACCGTCCTGCGCGAAGTGGAAGCCGTTTACGCCGGCGACTTCGACGCCGCACGCCGCGGGTGGTGGAGCGGCGCGCACTATCCGGATCCGGCCGCAGCGGGGATCGGGGCCGAGGACGTGCTGATCGACGTCGACGGCGGGCAGGCGCCCGCCTGGCTGGTCCGGGCCGAGGGTGGCGGCAGGATCTGGGCCATCATGGTTCACGGCCGGGGAGCAACCCGCCAGGAGGCCCTGCGCGCCGTACCCCCTGCACTGGAACTGGGGCTGACCAGCCTGCTGATCTCCTACCGGAACGACGGACTGGCTCCCTCAGCTGACGACGGCCGGTACGGCCTTGGGTCCACCGAGTGGAGGGACGTGGACGCGGCCATCGGGTATGCCCTGGCCAACGGCGCCCAAGAGCTTGTCCTTTTCGGCTGGTCCATGGGCGGCGCCATCTGCCTGCAGACGGCGGACCTGTCCCGCCACCGTCACCTCATCCGGGCCCTGGTCCTCGATGCGCCGGTCATCAACTGGGTCAACGTCCTGGCACACCACGCCCAGCTGAACAGGATTCCGTCCTTGGTGGGGCGGTACGGGCAGCTCATGCTGGGCCACCCGCTGGGGCGCCGGCTCACCGGCCTTTCGGCACCCGTCGACCTCAAGGCCATGGACTGGGTGGCGCGTGCCGTCGAGGTCCGCACGCCCACGCTGATCATCCACAGCATCGACGACGAGTATGTTCCCTATGAGCCCTCCGCCATCCTGGCTGAGCGGAATCCGGACATGGTCACGTTCGAAGCCTTCAGCCGTGCCAGGCACACGAAGGAATGGAACGTTGATCCCGAGCGCTGGGAAAGCGTGGTCAAGGCGTGGCTCCGCACCCAGCTGGCGCCGCGGACCAATCCCGGGCAGCGCAGGGCGGAGGAACCTTAGGGCGTTCCCGTACCGATACCGGCGGTCACCGCAGAGGTCAGCCGGATGAGGTCCGCCGGGGCCAGTTCGATATCCAGTCCGCGCCTGCCGCCGGAAACCAGCATGGTCCGGAGCGCGAGGGCGCTCCCGTCGATCACGGTGGGGGAGGCCTGGCGCTGGCCGAGCGGGGAAATACCGCCCAGAACGTAGCCGGTGCGCCGCTGTGCTGCGGCAGGATCAGCCATGGCGGCCTTTTTGGCTCCCAGCGCCGCTGCGAAGGCTTTGAGGTCAAGGCTGCCGCTGACCGGCACCACTCCCACGGCCAGCCGGCCTTCCACTTCGACCACGAGGGTCTTGAAGACCATCTCCGGAGCGATGCCCAAAGCTTCGGCCGCTTCCCCGCCATAGCTGGCCACGGACGGATCGTGCGCGTACGGGTGCAGCACAAAGGGAACGCCGGCAGCAGCCAGGACGGCTGTTGCGGGCGTTCCCTGCGACGGACTCTTGCGTCCCACGGTGCCGGTTCTGTCAGGAAGCCTCGGGCTGCTCGAGGGCGGCCACTTTGCGCTTGATCCGTCCCAGCATGGCGGTCATACCCCGCATCCGCAGCGGCGTAATGGCGCGCGTAAGGCCCAGCAGTTCCGGCATGTCATCCGGGACCGCCAGTATTTCCGCAGCGCTGAGTCCATCGAGTCCCTCGTGCAGCACCCCGGCGAATCCCCGCGTGGTGGGGGCTTCCGGTGGTGCTTTGAAGTAAAGCCGGACCGCAGCGGCCGGGCCGGCGTCGTTCTTTTCCGTCTCGATGGTGAGGAACAGCGGCGACTGGCATTCCACCACCTGCTCCAGGAGTTCAGGGTGGTCCTTCAACCGGTCCGGCAACTCCGGCAGCTCGCGCGAGAACTCAAGCAGCAATTGAAGCCGGTCGGGCTCCGTCAGGGCCTGGAAGTCGTTCACGATTTCCGCCAAGGCGGCGGGCAGTTCTTGTGTAGTCATCTGTTTCAGCTTACGCCGGGACTGCCCCGCGTTCAGCGCCCTTGACGATCGGAGCGCGCACGGCGTTGCCCCACTCTGTCCAGGAACCGTCATAATTGCGGACGGTGTCAAAGCCGAGCAGGTATTTGAGCGCAAACCAGGTGTGGCTGGACCGTTCGCCGATGCGGCAGTACGCCACCACATCGTCGCCGGCCACCAGGCCGGCCTCACCCAGGTACAGTGCCTCGAGTTCGTCGCGGCTGCGGTAGGTGCCGTCCGCAGCGGCGGCCCGGGCCCAGGGGATGGACGCCGCCGTGGGAATGTGGCCACCGCGAAGCGTGCCCTCCTCCGGGTAAGCCGGCATGTGCGTGCGCTGGCCGGTGTATTCCTCCGTGGAGCGGACATCGATGAGCGGCTTGCCGAAGTGCGCCATGACGTCCTCCTTGAAGGCGCGGATGGGGGCGTCATTGCGCTCCACCACGGGGTACTCGGCCGGGGCAGGGCTGGGCCGCTCGGTGGTCAGTTCCCGGCCTTCGGCAATCCACTTGTCCCGGCCGCCGTCCAGCAGGCGGACATCCTCGTGGCCGAAGAG
The window above is part of the Pseudarthrobacter sp. IC2-21 genome. Proteins encoded here:
- a CDS encoding HRDC domain-containing protein, whose protein sequence is MTPHIPDNTTAGAPAAETTSHISVEGFDSQVPAVIDLDAPRDGVPLVIETQSGLERCAAAIAAGTGPAGVDAERASGFRYGQRAFLVQIRREGAGTWLIDPEPFDDLAIINDALKGVEWILHAASQDLPCLLELGMWPDKLFDTELAARLAGLPRVGLAAVIEQLLGFGLAKEHSAADWSTRPLPEPWLRYAALDVEVLTELREELIELLQADDKLEYAEQEFAAILAAGVAPPRIDPWRKTSGLHQIRDRRQLAAVRELWLERDSLAQKRDVAPGRLIPDSALVSAAKAMPSTVPQLLGTKGFHGRAAQREAPRWLRCIAAARELEELPPLHLPTNAPPPPRVWADRDPEAARRLSTARPLLQAKADELNLPLENLLTPDYLRRVAWRPPAELSEEAIAAELSSLGARPWQIGLVAPLITDAFRNPQPLPEKETKAAAPTD
- a CDS encoding thiolase family protein produces the protein MSQARPSGEHSSGSPRTVRDVVFVDGVRTPFGKAGDKGIYAGTRADDLMVKCIRELLRRNPTLPPARIDEVAVAATTQTGDQGLTLGRTAALLAGLPRTVPGFAIDRMCAGAMTAVTTTASGIGFGAYDVVIAGGVEHMGNHPMGSGADPNPRFMAERLVDPAALNMGNTAENLHDRFPEITKQRADAYAVASQDKLAAAYAREQIQPDLVPVAALKPGQGWTLNTVDEPPRPGTTLADLAALRTPFRAHGRVTAGNAAGLNDGATAAVLASSEAAAELGLPVKMRLVSYAYAGVEPEVMGIGPVPATEKALKNAGLSIEDIGLFEINEAFAVQVLSFLDHFGISDDDPRVNRYGGAIAVGHPLASSGVRLMNQLARQFEEDPSVRYGITTMCIGLGMGATVIWENPHHALYSGAAASEVHNANAAATTEGAAV
- a CDS encoding 3-hydroxyacyl-CoA dehydrogenase NAD-binding domain-containing protein, producing MSAADFTKLAGIFPNETVTHSYVQDIKLPGAPGQHGPGVFALITLDNGLDHSKPTTLGPNTLVELGTVLEGLKERAARGEIVGVGVTGKPYFLVAGADLSAVKSLENREHGLWMAQLGHDVYATLANLGVPSFAFINGVALGGGLEIALQSTYRTVSTGAGALALPEAFLGLVPGWGGVYILPRLIGPENAVKVMIENPLSNNRTLSGPQAFELGIADALFEPADFLEQSLLWAAKVITGDLAPERPNAVDPAEPAVADRWSAAVGAGRALVEAKTSNASPAPAKVLDILEANRTMSQAESAALECETLAGLMQTDEFRSTVYAFLDLVQKRSKRPAGAPDRKLARPVTKVGVVGAGLMASQLALLFARQLKVPVVMTDIDQARVDKGVGYVHAEVDKLLGKKRISPDAANRTKALVTGSVSKEAFADADFVIEAVFEELNVKKQVFAEVEAIVTPECILATNTSSLSVTAMAEDLARPERLVGFHFFNPVAVMPLLEIVRAPKTDDAVLATAFELAKGLKKTAVLVKDAPAFVVNRVLLRLMGEVVAAFDEGTPAGVADNALRPMGLPMTPFTLGAMVGLPVAQHVQESLHAAFGERFEVSANLQKLIDNGVKSLWAPTADGGQEIPASTLSLMSFGTSPSTGEDVLHRVQEALAEEIGLMLDEGVVAGPEDIDLCMILGAGWPMFLGGITPYLDRVGASERVNGKRFHAPGVTSAAAAVSRA
- a CDS encoding SDR family NAD(P)-dependent oxidoreductase: MSDPSQLQVLVTGGSGPSGVAVARALRQAGFRVLTVGSDQGRIEAAAAQAGDGVMPLVCDLADLAGVRALRETLAETTGPPDAVIHLVGGWRGAKGIPDQSDADWDFLEQGAITTLRNVSRVFYDDIAASGSGRFAIVSSTAVESPTAAAASYVAAKAAAEAWTLAMAEGLARSAAGAGTDLRSAAVVLVVKALVHPELRKAHPERTFPGATDVEDLAAAVVGLFSRPASELNGRRVRLAPGPARPAQPAPGPTSLD
- a CDS encoding low specificity L-threonine aldolase, translated to MTTTAQAAPRTGNPASRLHDPSIRGFASDNYSGVHPEVLAALAAANEGHQVSYGEDDYTARLQELMEEHFGAGIECFPVFNGTGANVLSLQSLLPRWGAVVCASTAHINMDENGAPERIGGIKLLQVPTPDGKLTPELIDREAWGFGDEHRAQPLAVSITQTTELGTCYTPDEVRAIAEHAHSKGMKLHMDGARLANAAAHLGVPLRAFTRDAGVDILSFGGTKNGLLYGEVVVALNPEAAHGLVFLRKMNMQLASKMRFLSAQFIALLEGDLWLRSAAHANAMAARLRAAVETIEGVEPTQKTESNGVFAVLPAGVADRLRKSFRFYDWDEAAREVRWMCSFDTSEEDIDAFVAAIRHELTAHHEHGAAR
- a CDS encoding DUF3000 domain-containing protein is translated as MVNALAQVPPEFLHALGTLRKAHCRSELHLAEIPAPARLAPFAVALGAEVMAPGPGKATTPVHGPAAMALAAASGSEDEADTELATGRFILLHDPEGSAVWDGEFRIVTYIRAQLEPEMGNDEMLGTVAWTWLVEALENHKAPYRAAGGTATRVLSESFGTLSDRPGSIDIELRASWTPASSDVTAHLEAWSDMVCTFAGLPPLPDGVSALPNRRRN